One window of the Methanomassiliicoccaceae archaeon DOK genome contains the following:
- a CDS encoding zinc-ribbon domain-containing protein produces the protein MEDNQNFCVQCGQILAEDAKFCPSCGARVPGRNPELVEQDRQAVRDVMKYRMYWAIALMLIYSIPFLIIGVYLAVDLDSIVNMIMTDPLYADYVDYYGWTYDQLHDVLYYASFVYILSSVCGIVSAALCWKRTHYWVALILCVVSMFTGAMGLFALFMGMFAFWTILTSKLSFREYEDQLEGELNKIQ, from the coding sequence ATGGAAGACAACCAGAACTTCTGTGTGCAGTGCGGACAGATCCTGGCGGAAGACGCCAAGTTCTGCCCGTCCTGCGGTGCGAGGGTCCCGGGAAGGAACCCGGAACTGGTTGAGCAGGACAGGCAGGCGGTGCGCGACGTCATGAAGTACCGCATGTACTGGGCCATCGCCCTGATGCTCATCTACTCCATCCCGTTCCTCATCATCGGCGTCTACCTGGCCGTCGATCTGGACAGCATCGTCAACATGATCATGACGGACCCGCTGTACGCCGACTACGTCGACTACTACGGATGGACCTACGACCAGCTGCACGACGTGCTCTACTACGCCAGCTTCGTGTACATCCTCTCCTCGGTCTGCGGAATCGTCTCCGCGGCGCTGTGCTGGAAGAGGACCCACTACTGGGTGGCGCTCATCCTGTGCGTCGTGTCCATGTTCACCGGCGCCATGGGCCTCTTCGCCCTGTTCATGGGGATGTTCGCCTTCTGGACCATCCTCACAAGCAAGCTCTCCTTCAGGGAGTATGAGGATCAGCTCGAGGGCGAGCTGAACAAGATCCAGTGA
- a CDS encoding glycerol dehydrogenase — translation MNSRETAWRVFATELNGSSLEIKATEEKMPSYVVSPLGAKMNRVLIAGVMTEKENIGSPDEPMWKVRVQDVSGNYYINVGRYQPEASAAMADLEAPCFVAAVGRVRTYTTDDQRVFVSVRPEHIIKIDEQTRNEWLLETAKSTWRRLKNAKTVLGMPDAKVPDLLAMGMTEAEAEGLLYALDNYGQLPDSAMYLKTIQNALRMLLPERDVDFGFPEDLSNEPDEIDIDNGGSEEHNHGQLEDIILNMLEELDTDGKGAPRDELERRAEAEGISSIELEEISNVLMDKGLVYEPNLRYLKRI, via the coding sequence ATGAACTCGAGGGAGACAGCATGGAGGGTCTTCGCGACGGAGCTCAACGGCTCCTCGCTGGAGATCAAGGCCACTGAGGAGAAGATGCCGTCCTACGTCGTGTCGCCGCTCGGCGCCAAGATGAACAGGGTCCTCATCGCCGGGGTCATGACCGAGAAGGAGAACATCGGATCGCCCGACGAGCCGATGTGGAAGGTCAGGGTGCAGGACGTCAGCGGGAACTACTACATCAACGTCGGCAGGTACCAGCCCGAGGCGTCCGCAGCGATGGCCGACCTGGAGGCTCCGTGCTTCGTGGCGGCCGTCGGCAGGGTCAGGACCTACACGACCGACGACCAGAGGGTCTTCGTGTCCGTCAGGCCGGAGCACATAATCAAGATCGACGAGCAGACCCGCAACGAGTGGCTGCTGGAGACCGCCAAATCCACGTGGAGGAGGCTGAAGAACGCCAAGACCGTCCTCGGGATGCCCGACGCGAAGGTCCCGGACCTGCTCGCCATGGGCATGACGGAGGCGGAGGCCGAGGGACTGCTCTACGCCCTGGACAACTACGGACAGCTTCCGGACTCGGCGATGTACCTCAAGACCATCCAGAACGCCCTCCGCATGCTCCTGCCCGAGAGGGATGTGGACTTCGGATTCCCCGAGGACCTGTCCAACGAGCCGGACGAGATCGACATCGACAACGGCGGCTCCGAGGAGCACAACCACGGACAGCTGGAGGACATCATCCTCAACATGCTCGAGGAGCTGGACACCGACGGCAAGGGCGCACCCAGGGACGAACTGGAGAGGCGCGCCGAGGCCGAGGGCATCAGCAGCATCGAGCTCGAGGAGATATCCAACGTCCTCATGGACAAGGGACTCGTCTACGAACCCAACCTCAGGTACCTGAAGCGCATCTGA
- a CDS encoding single-stranded DNA-binding protein yields MKRVLGDKIDDEQLEAELNKYLNDYHVNIESAKRGIIRKYGGSDSSSFVTASSVVKKIADLSGTEQNVDVLAKVVYVESKNITVKGLNKTIVSGILGDETSTASFTLWEPGSVMLEKGSVYYFRNCYCKLWNERVQINLGNRGRVEPAPGVTLDVPDRTISLSAQECKIGDIREGMGNVTVTGQIVSTEARKITVRGEAKTVYSGLIADDTGKIQYSAWHDFELKVGETICAKNAYIRAWKGIPQLNMGDRCEVSRVDAVFDIVDSGSTKKTVAEIARIGGGLDITLEGLVVDMKGGSGLIKRCPQCNRSILNGVCTAHGQVDGVPDLRMKIVIDDGTGAIGAVVNRADTEKLTGVSMKAAEGLAAAKGEGVVARELMGRILMHRITITGNVMSDDYGPNMIVRSADNVEVNIEEEAEKLLAEVEAAI; encoded by the coding sequence ATGAAAAGGGTGCTCGGAGACAAGATCGACGACGAACAGCTCGAGGCCGAGCTGAACAAGTACCTCAACGACTACCACGTGAACATCGAGTCCGCCAAGCGCGGGATCATCAGGAAGTACGGCGGCTCCGACAGCTCCTCTTTCGTGACCGCGTCCTCGGTGGTGAAGAAGATCGCCGACCTCTCCGGCACGGAGCAGAACGTCGACGTCCTCGCCAAGGTGGTGTACGTCGAGAGCAAGAACATCACGGTCAAGGGGCTCAACAAGACCATCGTCTCCGGAATCCTCGGGGACGAGACGTCGACGGCCTCGTTCACACTTTGGGAGCCCGGCAGCGTCATGCTGGAGAAGGGCTCCGTCTACTACTTCAGGAACTGCTACTGCAAGCTCTGGAACGAGAGGGTGCAGATCAACCTGGGCAACCGCGGAAGGGTCGAGCCGGCCCCCGGCGTCACCCTCGACGTGCCGGACCGCACAATATCGCTCTCCGCGCAGGAGTGCAAGATCGGGGACATCCGCGAGGGCATGGGGAACGTCACCGTCACGGGACAGATCGTCTCCACGGAGGCCAGGAAGATCACCGTCAGGGGTGAGGCCAAGACCGTCTACTCCGGACTGATCGCCGACGACACCGGCAAGATCCAGTACTCTGCCTGGCACGACTTCGAGCTCAAGGTCGGGGAGACCATCTGCGCCAAGAACGCGTACATCCGCGCATGGAAGGGCATCCCCCAGCTGAACATGGGCGACCGCTGCGAGGTCAGCAGGGTCGACGCCGTGTTCGACATCGTGGACTCCGGGTCCACGAAGAAGACCGTCGCGGAGATAGCCAGAATCGGAGGGGGACTCGACATCACACTCGAGGGCCTCGTCGTCGACATGAAGGGCGGCAGCGGGCTCATCAAGAGGTGCCCCCAGTGCAACAGGTCGATCCTCAACGGGGTGTGCACCGCGCACGGACAGGTCGACGGCGTGCCTGACCTCAGGATGAAGATAGTCATTGACGACGGGACCGGCGCCATCGGCGCAGTCGTCAACAGGGCCGACACCGAGAAGCTCACAGGCGTCTCCATGAAGGCCGCCGAGGGCCTCGCCGCGGCGAAGGGCGAGGGCGTCGTCGCCAGGGAGCTCATGGGCAGGATCCTGATGCACAGGATCACCATCACCGGCAACGTCATGAGCGACGACTACGGACCCAACATGATAGTCAGGTCCGCCGACAACGTCGAGGTCAACATTGAGGAGGAGGCAGAGAAGCTCCTCGCAGAGGTGGAGGCGGCAATATGA
- a CDS encoding DUF1297 domain-containing protein, with translation MVPKSKIEEILDGYDTSDITIATLCSHSSLQIFHGARKMGFKTLGLTITHSTKYYDAFPLAKPDEILRYKDFDDFDERTGELLDRNVIIIPHGSFVEYMGSRRFSDMEVPSYGNRAVLNWESDRDMQRQWITGAGVPMPRLITDAREIDEPVMVKYHGAKGGRGYFIAMDYPDFKMSIDPTQPYTIQEYCLGTRYYMHFFYDPFKTDGYRCEQGGSLELLSMDRRDESNIDEMYKLGSIEESKRHGLYPSFVVTGNTPVVLRESLLPKAFEMAEKIVNKSYELFGGMWGPFCLETVVNDKLQFKVFEISTRIVAGTNPFISGSPYADLIYPGLSTGARMAMEIKDSITQGHFKDIMS, from the coding sequence ATGGTTCCCAAGAGCAAAATCGAAGAGATTCTGGACGGGTACGACACCAGCGACATCACCATCGCCACGCTGTGCTCTCACTCGTCGCTTCAGATCTTCCACGGCGCGAGGAAGATGGGCTTCAAGACCCTTGGGCTCACCATAACTCATAGCACGAAGTACTACGACGCGTTTCCGCTCGCCAAGCCCGACGAGATCCTCAGGTACAAGGACTTCGACGACTTCGACGAGCGCACCGGGGAGCTGCTGGACAGGAACGTCATCATCATTCCCCACGGCTCCTTCGTGGAGTACATGGGGTCCCGCAGGTTCTCCGACATGGAGGTCCCCTCGTACGGGAACCGCGCGGTCCTGAACTGGGAGTCCGACAGGGACATGCAGAGGCAGTGGATCACCGGCGCCGGTGTCCCCATGCCCCGCCTGATCACAGACGCAAGGGAGATCGACGAACCCGTGATGGTCAAGTACCACGGCGCCAAGGGCGGAAGGGGGTACTTCATAGCAATGGACTATCCCGACTTCAAGATGTCAATCGACCCCACCCAGCCGTACACGATCCAGGAGTACTGTCTCGGGACCAGGTACTACATGCACTTCTTCTACGACCCGTTCAAGACCGACGGGTACAGGTGCGAGCAGGGCGGGTCCCTGGAGCTGCTCTCGATGGACAGGAGGGACGAGTCCAACATCGACGAGATGTACAAGCTCGGCTCCATAGAGGAGTCCAAGAGGCACGGCCTGTACCCCTCGTTCGTGGTCACAGGCAACACGCCGGTCGTCCTGAGGGAGTCGCTGCTCCCGAAGGCATTCGAGATGGCGGAGAAGATCGTCAACAAGTCCTACGAGCTCTTCGGAGGCATGTGGGGCCCGTTCTGCCTGGAGACCGTCGTCAACGACAAGCTGCAGTTCAAGGTCTTCGAGATATCCACGAGGATCGTCGCTGGAACGAACCCGTTCATCTCCGGGTCCCCGTACGCCGACCTGATCTACCCCGGCCTGAGCACCGGTGCCAGGATGGCCATGGAGATCAAGGACTCCATCACGCAGGGCCACTTCAAGGACATAATGTCCTGA
- a CDS encoding EamA family transporter, whose protein sequence is MDESVWTGHAAALFSVLVWGVTFVSTKALLEGFEPVEILLIRMGIGFVVLCIICPRLMHVTDRRQELWFAGAGLCGICLYYLLENIALTYTMASNVGVIVAVAPLFTAILMRVLYVDRLGRGFVVGFVVAISGICLIMFNGQDMHLDPLGDALAFLAALVWAVYSVILRKISTFGYGTVQTTRRTFAYGLLFMIPAAMVLGFDPDLGLLADPSMLGHMLFLGIVASAMCFVTWGLATRNLGAVETSVYIYMIPVVTVVSSAAFLGEEVTWLMVVGTAMTLAGLAISEFAGKPRRQNAAG, encoded by the coding sequence ATGGACGAATCCGTTTGGACAGGGCACGCCGCCGCGCTGTTCTCGGTCCTCGTGTGGGGAGTCACTTTCGTGTCGACGAAGGCCCTGCTGGAGGGCTTCGAGCCCGTGGAGATACTCCTGATAAGGATGGGCATCGGGTTCGTCGTCCTGTGCATAATCTGCCCCAGGCTGATGCACGTGACCGACAGGCGGCAGGAGCTGTGGTTCGCCGGTGCCGGGCTGTGCGGGATCTGCCTGTATTACCTGCTGGAGAACATAGCGCTCACGTACACCATGGCGTCCAACGTGGGCGTGATCGTGGCTGTGGCACCGCTATTCACCGCGATCCTGATGCGCGTCCTGTACGTCGACCGCCTGGGCAGAGGGTTCGTCGTCGGTTTCGTAGTCGCCATCTCCGGGATATGCCTCATAATGTTCAACGGCCAGGACATGCACCTCGACCCCCTCGGGGACGCCCTCGCGTTCCTGGCGGCGCTAGTCTGGGCCGTCTACTCGGTAATCCTCAGGAAGATCAGCACATTCGGGTACGGGACCGTCCAGACCACGCGCAGGACCTTCGCCTACGGCCTGCTGTTCATGATCCCCGCTGCCATGGTCCTCGGGTTCGACCCCGACCTCGGGCTCCTGGCCGACCCGTCGATGCTCGGCCACATGCTCTTCCTGGGAATCGTGGCGTCGGCGATGTGCTTCGTGACCTGGGGCCTCGCCACCCGCAACCTCGGGGCCGTGGAGACCAGCGTGTACATCTACATGATCCCGGTCGTGACGGTTGTGTCCTCCGCCGCATTCCTCGGCGAGGAGGTGACCTGGCTGATGGTCGTAGGAACCGCGATGACGCTTGCCGGACTGGCCATTTCGGAGTTCGCGGGAAAGCCCAGAAGACAGAACGCCGCCGGATGA
- a CDS encoding aminotransferase class I/II-fold pyridoxal phosphate-dependent enzyme, with translation MPMVSKRLQEIPASGTIAISNLVSQMKSEGIDIVSFSMGEPDFTTPENIIDACCDSLHRGFTHYTPSMGIPELRKAIADMTRTNNNVPCDASNVLVTPCKQAIFMTMLAYIDPGDEVILADPSWVSYEACVRLAGGVPVYVPTRFEDNFVLDPALVEAAITPRTKMIILNTPSNPTGAVIPADVLKQIADIAMAHNIKVFSDEIYEAIVYEGKHTSIASFPGMFENTIIVSGLSKSYAMTGWRLGWAIAPKEDIANINKLQSHSISCCVSFTQEAAVEAITGPQDSKIAMVKEFRKRRDLALDLISEIPGMECNVPQGAFYLFPKYSVDMPSAKLAEVLLREGHVAVTPGTAFGPGGEGFFRVSYAASEEQIREGLGRIKRTLAQL, from the coding sequence ATCCCAATGGTATCCAAGAGACTTCAGGAGATCCCCGCTTCAGGAACGATCGCAATATCAAATCTGGTAAGCCAGATGAAATCCGAGGGCATCGACATAGTCTCATTCTCGATGGGCGAGCCCGACTTCACCACCCCGGAGAACATCATCGACGCCTGCTGCGACTCGCTTCACAGGGGCTTCACCCACTACACCCCCTCGATGGGGATCCCGGAGCTCAGGAAGGCCATCGCCGACATGACGCGCACCAACAACAACGTGCCCTGCGACGCGTCCAACGTCCTGGTCACCCCGTGCAAGCAGGCCATCTTCATGACCATGCTGGCATACATCGATCCCGGCGATGAGGTCATACTGGCGGACCCGTCATGGGTTTCCTACGAGGCCTGCGTGCGTCTGGCCGGAGGGGTCCCCGTGTACGTTCCCACCAGGTTCGAGGACAACTTCGTCCTAGATCCCGCACTGGTGGAGGCGGCCATCACCCCCAGGACCAAGATGATCATCCTGAACACCCCCTCCAACCCCACGGGGGCCGTGATCCCCGCCGACGTCCTGAAGCAGATCGCGGACATCGCCATGGCCCACAACATCAAGGTGTTCTCCGACGAGATCTACGAGGCCATCGTGTACGAGGGCAAGCACACCTCCATCGCATCATTCCCCGGCATGTTCGAGAACACGATCATCGTGTCCGGGCTGTCCAAGAGCTACGCCATGACCGGATGGAGGCTCGGATGGGCCATCGCCCCCAAGGAGGACATCGCCAACATCAACAAGCTCCAGTCCCACTCCATCTCCTGCTGCGTCTCGTTCACCCAGGAGGCCGCGGTGGAGGCCATCACGGGACCGCAGGACTCCAAGATCGCGATGGTGAAGGAGTTCAGGAAGCGCCGCGATCTGGCACTGGACCTGATCTCGGAGATCCCCGGCATGGAGTGCAACGTGCCCCAGGGGGCCTTCTACCTGTTCCCCAAGTACTCCGTGGACATGCCCTCGGCCAAGCTGGCGGAGGTCCTGCTCAGGGAGGGCCATGTGGCCGTCACCCCCGGAACCGCGTTCGGGCCCGGAGGGGAGGGATTCTTCAGGGTCTCCTACGCCGCCTCCGAGGAGCAGATCCGCGAGGGACTCGGCAGGATCAAGAGGACGCTGGCACAGCTCTGA
- a CDS encoding aminotransferase class V-fold PLP-dependent enzyme, protein MSRTLFTVGPVYVAPDTLESMNKPMITHRSKEYKELHADIVEKIKKTLDTDMEVFLVAGSATAFLEGVIRNGVREKSLGITNGSFGNRSIEIGELNGKTVEKVQVEWGKAMKPADIEGKVTKDIEMVHWVSNESSTGVFSDSVALANAVREQNPDALMMVDAVTSAYAMDIKVKEMDVDAVVFGTQKALALPPGLAILLCSERLLEKAKTVPNRGFYTDLLKIKKQSDNNYALTTPPVSIMYGLDYQLDKALREGMSARYERHQKMADMVRAWADKNMEGIFPEKGYQSNSIGVINKGALDFDAFHSKLKARGYEISNGYGDIKEKTFRIGHLGDTTPEMVADLLSVMDEIMEE, encoded by the coding sequence TTGAGCAGGACTCTTTTCACGGTGGGACCCGTCTATGTGGCCCCGGACACTCTCGAATCGATGAACAAGCCGATGATCACGCACAGGTCCAAGGAGTACAAGGAGCTCCACGCCGACATCGTCGAGAAGATCAAGAAGACCCTCGACACCGACATGGAGGTGTTCCTCGTCGCCGGTTCCGCCACAGCCTTCCTCGAGGGGGTCATCAGGAACGGCGTGAGGGAGAAGTCCCTTGGCATCACAAACGGATCCTTCGGGAACAGGTCCATCGAGATCGGGGAGCTCAACGGAAAGACCGTGGAGAAGGTCCAGGTCGAGTGGGGCAAGGCGATGAAGCCCGCCGACATCGAGGGCAAGGTCACAAAGGACATCGAGATGGTCCACTGGGTCAGCAACGAGTCCTCCACCGGAGTGTTCAGCGACTCTGTCGCCCTGGCCAACGCCGTCAGGGAGCAGAACCCCGACGCCCTGATGATGGTCGACGCCGTCACATCCGCATACGCTATGGACATCAAGGTCAAGGAGATGGACGTCGACGCCGTCGTCTTCGGGACGCAGAAGGCTCTCGCCCTCCCGCCCGGACTCGCCATCCTGCTCTGCTCCGAGAGGCTCCTGGAGAAGGCCAAGACGGTCCCCAACCGCGGATTCTACACCGACCTGCTGAAGATCAAGAAGCAGAGCGACAACAACTACGCCCTCACCACGCCTCCCGTGTCCATCATGTACGGTCTGGACTACCAGCTGGACAAGGCCCTCAGGGAGGGCATGTCCGCCCGCTACGAGCGCCACCAGAAGATGGCCGACATGGTCCGCGCCTGGGCAGACAAGAACATGGAGGGCATCTTCCCCGAGAAGGGATACCAGTCCAACTCCATCGGGGTCATCAACAAGGGGGCGCTGGACTTCGACGCGTTCCATTCCAAGCTGAAGGCCAGGGGATACGAGATCTCCAACGGCTACGGCGACATCAAGGAGAAGACTTTCAGGATCGGACACCTGGGCGACACCACGCCCGAGATGGTCGCCGATCTCCTGTCCGTAATGGACGAAATTATGGAGGAATGA
- a CDS encoding phosphoglycerate dehydrogenase has translation MTSKILVSDPLSDEGIEILKNSGFPVDVKPGLSEDELCAIIGDYDCLIIRSGTKVTPKVIEAGKNLKVIGRAGVGVDNIDVPCATDKGILVMNTPSANILSAAEHSCAMLLALARNIPFAHESMHKGEWKRSKYTGVELNGKVLGIIGVGRVGGEVAKRMKAFNMTMIGYDPFLPKEVADSLGVRLTTLEEVITTADFMTIHTPLLPDTRNMISLSQFKMMKPNARLANVARGGIVNEEDLYTALKEKIIAGAAFDVWCNEPLSDDEKKLLELDNLVTTPHLGASTVEAQERVAVEIAEHAVMYLKDGIVSNAINAPRGKLDAETEPYMPLMDRMGNLVQQMVGNHPLEKLELIYCGGLAGKQTKLLTVTAVIGYLRNIIGTANIINALPIAKAKGIEIAETSNDTAKDYASVVEIKFTSQGKTRSIRGTVIGGQPRLVGVDQFSFDIPMSGDMMYLSYNDEPGVIGIVGNTLGTAGINVAQMTVGRDGGRALMFLTVDQNIPEEIVAKVAKNVGTDDIKFLDLVE, from the coding sequence ATGACATCAAAGATTCTGGTTTCCGACCCCCTCTCCGACGAGGGAATCGAGATCCTCAAGAACTCGGGTTTCCCGGTCGACGTGAAACCCGGACTCTCCGAGGACGAGCTCTGCGCCATCATCGGCGACTACGACTGTCTGATCATCAGGTCCGGCACCAAGGTGACCCCCAAGGTCATCGAGGCCGGGAAGAACCTGAAGGTCATCGGACGCGCCGGTGTCGGTGTGGACAACATCGACGTGCCCTGCGCCACCGACAAGGGGATCCTCGTCATGAACACACCCTCCGCGAACATCCTGTCCGCGGCGGAGCACTCCTGCGCCATGCTCCTCGCCCTTGCCAGGAACATCCCCTTCGCCCACGAGTCCATGCACAAGGGCGAGTGGAAGAGATCCAAGTACACCGGGGTCGAGCTCAACGGCAAGGTCCTGGGAATCATCGGTGTCGGTCGTGTCGGAGGCGAGGTCGCCAAACGCATGAAGGCGTTCAACATGACCATGATCGGATACGACCCCTTCCTCCCGAAGGAGGTCGCCGACTCTCTCGGCGTCAGGCTGACCACCCTGGAGGAGGTCATCACCACCGCCGACTTCATGACCATCCACACCCCGCTCCTGCCGGACACCAGGAACATGATCTCCCTGTCCCAGTTCAAGATGATGAAGCCCAACGCCAGGCTCGCCAACGTGGCCCGCGGCGGCATCGTCAACGAGGAGGACCTCTACACCGCACTGAAGGAGAAGATCATCGCCGGAGCCGCGTTCGACGTCTGGTGCAACGAGCCTCTCAGCGACGACGAGAAGAAGCTCCTGGAGCTGGACAACCTGGTCACCACCCCCCACCTGGGAGCTTCCACCGTCGAGGCCCAGGAGAGGGTCGCAGTCGAGATCGCCGAGCACGCCGTCATGTACCTGAAGGACGGCATCGTCTCCAACGCGATCAACGCGCCCCGCGGAAAGCTGGACGCCGAGACCGAGCCCTACATGCCCCTCATGGACAGGATGGGCAACCTCGTCCAGCAGATGGTCGGCAACCACCCGCTCGAAAAGCTGGAGCTCATCTACTGCGGCGGGCTCGCCGGCAAGCAGACCAAGCTGCTGACCGTCACAGCCGTCATCGGCTACCTCAGGAACATCATCGGAACCGCCAACATCATCAACGCCCTGCCCATCGCCAAGGCCAAGGGCATCGAGATCGCGGAGACCAGCAACGACACCGCCAAGGACTACGCCAGCGTCGTCGAGATCAAGTTCACCTCCCAGGGCAAGACCCGCTCCATCAGGGGAACCGTCATCGGCGGTCAGCCCAGGCTTGTCGGCGTCGACCAGTTCTCGTTCGACATCCCCATGAGCGGGGACATGATGTACCTGAGCTACAACGACGAGCCCGGAGTCATTGGAATCGTCGGAAACACGCTCGGAACGGCCGGGATCAACGTCGCGCAGATGACCGTCGGAAGGGACGGCGGCCGCGCCCTGATGTTCCTGACCGTCGACCAGAACATCCCCGAGGAAATCGTGGCGAAGGTCGCCAAGAACGTCGGCACCGACGACATCAAGTTCCTCGACCTGGTGGAGTGA
- a CDS encoding ATP-dependent DNA helicase: MQRADLFPYEYRPGQRELVRFISNTVDDGMSPVVEAGTGTGKTVSALAATLPTVLERGMKVIYLTRTKSQQKQVIREAAAIGHGILCVGLQGRTAASCPMMRDDPDLASGTSEEISKLCSEYKRRDAGECRCRFYANIEHTDIDSWVERIREEHPEPEGFARMCEEAELCPYEMLKYALPHADVIAASYPFVFMPQILARLVDWIGIPLHRTVIVVDEAHNLPDYLRDVQTFEYSRAALDLAEKEARENGDSEVHEGLTVTDIVGVLREVLGYAVKEYLIDDDGILPPYFLEDELMSRLGMTSVSIMRIVQALEDIGDSVAERKKQRRKLPRSYIGSMGRFMRAWLTGSEDCHVRLVLGGDNPCFQSYCMDPSGASDPLNECFASVHMSGTLEPIDAYIRDIGLDRAVPTTLNGFFPRENLLTLYSDEVSMRYEDRFIESNYARLRQLLYDTVNSVRVNTAVFFPSYQFMDRMLDDGVASDLGRDIYYERRDMPQEELMEVFDSFRTSEGSVLFCVTGGRISEGLDFPDKSLELAVLIGIPYPKPTAKMRAMTRYYDAKFGDGRLYVSIIPASRKMRQSIGRLIRSETDRGVAVILDRRAASLRDISPMLCGDIPAAVTSFFSQDR; encoded by the coding sequence ATGCAGAGAGCGGACCTGTTCCCGTACGAGTACCGTCCCGGTCAGAGGGAGCTGGTCCGCTTCATTTCCAACACAGTTGACGACGGGATGAGTCCCGTCGTCGAGGCCGGCACGGGGACCGGCAAGACCGTCTCCGCGCTGGCCGCCACCCTCCCCACTGTTCTGGAGAGGGGGATGAAGGTCATCTACCTCACACGCACCAAGTCGCAGCAGAAACAGGTCATACGTGAAGCGGCGGCGATCGGCCACGGGATCCTCTGCGTGGGCCTCCAGGGCCGCACCGCGGCGTCATGCCCCATGATGAGGGACGATCCGGACCTCGCATCCGGAACGTCCGAGGAGATATCCAAGCTGTGCTCGGAGTACAAGCGCAGGGACGCCGGCGAGTGCAGGTGCAGGTTCTACGCTAACATCGAGCACACGGACATCGACTCCTGGGTCGAGAGGATCAGGGAGGAGCATCCGGAGCCGGAGGGCTTCGCGAGGATGTGCGAGGAGGCGGAGCTGTGCCCCTACGAGATGCTGAAGTACGCACTCCCCCATGCGGACGTCATAGCAGCATCGTACCCGTTCGTGTTCATGCCGCAGATCCTGGCCAGGCTCGTGGACTGGATCGGCATCCCACTGCACAGGACGGTCATCGTGGTGGACGAGGCACACAACCTCCCGGACTACCTCCGCGACGTCCAGACCTTCGAGTACAGCAGGGCGGCGCTGGATCTGGCCGAGAAGGAGGCCAGGGAGAACGGCGACAGCGAGGTCCACGAGGGGCTCACGGTGACAGACATCGTGGGGGTTCTCAGGGAGGTCCTCGGATACGCCGTCAAGGAGTATCTGATAGACGACGACGGGATCCTCCCCCCGTACTTCCTGGAGGACGAGCTCATGAGCCGCCTGGGGATGACGTCGGTCAGCATCATGCGCATCGTTCAGGCCCTGGAGGACATCGGCGACTCCGTCGCCGAGAGGAAGAAGCAGAGGCGCAAGCTCCCGCGCTCCTACATCGGGAGCATGGGGCGTTTCATGCGCGCCTGGCTGACGGGTTCGGAGGACTGCCACGTCAGACTTGTCCTGGGCGGGGACAATCCCTGCTTCCAGTCGTACTGCATGGATCCCTCCGGCGCCTCCGATCCTCTAAACGAGTGCTTCGCATCCGTCCACATGTCCGGCACCCTGGAGCCCATCGACGCCTACATCCGGGACATAGGCCTCGACCGTGCCGTCCCGACGACCCTCAACGGCTTCTTCCCCAGGGAGAACCTCCTGACGCTGTACAGTGACGAGGTCTCCATGAGGTACGAGGACCGTTTCATCGAGTCGAACTACGCCAGGCTCAGGCAGCTGCTCTACGACACGGTCAACTCGGTGAGGGTCAACACGGCCGTCTTCTTCCCGTCCTACCAGTTCATGGACCGTATGCTCGACGACGGCGTGGCGTCCGATCTGGGACGCGACATCTACTACGAGCGCAGGGACATGCCCCAAGAGGAGCTTATGGAGGTGTTCGACAGCTTCAGAACCTCGGAGGGCAGCGTCCTCTTCTGCGTGACCGGGGGGAGGATCAGCGAGGGGCTGGACTTCCCCGACAAGAGTCTGGAGCTGGCTGTGCTGATAGGCATCCCGTATCCCAAGCCCACGGCCAAGATGAGGGCCATGACGCGCTACTACGACGCCAAGTTCGGTGACGGGAGGCTCTATGTCTCAATCATCCCCGCGTCCAGGAAGATGAGGCAGTCGATTGGGCGCCTCATAAGGTCCGAGACAGATCGCGGCGTGGCCGTCATACTGGACCGCAGGGCTGCGAGCCTGAGAGACATCTCCCCGATGCTATGTGGGGACATCCCGGCGGCCGTGACCTCGTTCTTCTCCCAAGACCGCTGA